A region of Neochlamydia sp. S13 DNA encodes the following proteins:
- the murF gene encoding UDP-N-acetylmuramoyl-tripeptide--D-alanyl-D-alanine ligase, with translation MPKDQAVFTGVSVDSRLHRPENLFFSLPGAQTDGHHFLEKIASQGSKGAVVSRDYGGPDYGMLLIRVENPLVALQNLAQLIIKQSKARVVAVTGSVGKTTTKDFITTILKEKFKVASSPGNSNSQIGVPLAILNHTEGQEEIIVLEMGMSHPGNLKALINIAPPECAIITQVALAHACNFDSLEAIACAKAEILTHASTALAILHRDIINYSEIIKIGPCRKLSFSFDHPLADYSIAATQTDGLAVRSKEQIYKLGSFPILGKHHQANFLAAVACAEYFGMSSKEIALGMSKLVLPASRGQLIEKKGIFFINDVYNASPLSVKAALENIPSPKKGGRKIAVLADMLELGQFSKKAHEEIGEYALNQVDSMFCYGAESRVIFDCWQKHDRSAYWYNHRTELVDALKSYLREGDVVLIKGSRGTQISKLLEEWESSPNDHIFS, from the coding sequence ATGCCAAAAGATCAGGCTGTCTTTACAGGGGTTAGTGTAGATAGCCGGTTACATCGGCCAGAAAACTTGTTTTTTTCCCTTCCTGGCGCTCAAACTGATGGGCATCATTTTTTAGAGAAAATAGCTTCTCAAGGGTCAAAAGGAGCTGTAGTTAGCAGGGATTATGGCGGCCCAGATTATGGCATGCTATTAATCCGAGTAGAAAATCCTTTGGTCGCTCTGCAAAATTTGGCTCAATTGATTATTAAGCAGTCTAAAGCTCGCGTGGTAGCAGTGACCGGCTCTGTAGGTAAAACGACTACCAAAGATTTTATTACAACGATTCTTAAAGAAAAATTTAAGGTAGCCTCTTCTCCCGGCAATAGTAATTCACAGATTGGCGTTCCCTTAGCTATCCTTAATCATACAGAGGGACAAGAAGAGATCATCGTTTTAGAAATGGGGATGAGCCATCCGGGAAATCTAAAAGCACTCATCAATATAGCTCCGCCTGAATGCGCCATAATTACCCAGGTTGCTTTGGCACATGCTTGTAACTTTGATTCGTTAGAGGCAATTGCTTGTGCGAAAGCTGAAATATTAACTCATGCTAGTACCGCGTTAGCGATTCTTCATAGAGACATCATTAATTATTCAGAGATAATAAAAATTGGGCCTTGTCGAAAATTATCCTTTTCTTTTGATCATCCCCTGGCTGATTACAGTATTGCTGCCACTCAAACAGATGGTTTAGCTGTTAGGTCAAAAGAGCAAATTTATAAGCTGGGTAGCTTTCCTATCTTAGGGAAGCATCATCAAGCTAATTTTTTAGCTGCAGTCGCTTGTGCAGAATATTTCGGTATGAGCTCCAAGGAGATTGCTTTAGGTATGAGCAAGCTAGTTCTACCCGCATCAAGAGGGCAGCTGATAGAGAAAAAAGGAATTTTTTTTATTAATGACGTGTATAATGCTTCACCACTTTCTGTAAAAGCTGCTCTTGAAAACATCCCTTCTCCTAAAAAAGGGGGACGTAAGATAGCCGTTTTAGCCGATATGCTAGAGTTAGGTCAATTTTCTAAAAAAGCCCATGAGGAAATTGGAGAGTATGCTTTAAATCAGGTAGATAGTATGTTCTGTTATGGTGCAGAAAGCCGTGTGATATTTGATTGTTGGCAGAAGCACGATCGATCTGCATATTGGTATAATCATCGTACGGAGTTGGTAGATGCTTTAAAGAGCTATTTACGAGAGGGGGACGTGGTGCTGATTAAAGGATCAAGAGGGACCCAGATATCAAAATTATTAGAGGAATGGGAGAGTAGCCCCAATGATCATATTTTTAGTTGA
- a CDS encoding transposase: MPELKAGQLVIMDNTIFHKYQTTHELIKKAGCKILFLLPYSLNLNSIETYWANLRRLL; this comes from the coding sequence ATGCCAGAGCTTAAAGCAGGTCAGCTTGTAATTATGGACAATACTATCTTTCATAAATACCAAACCACCCATGAGCTTATCAAAAAGGCAGGATGTAAGATTTTATTTTTGCTGCCTTATTCTCTGAATTTGAATTCTATTGAAACCTATTGGGCTAATTTGAGAAGATTACTATAG
- the murD gene encoding UDP-N-acetylmuramoyl-L-alanine--D-glutamate ligase — MKLKKKRVLVIGLGLSGRAAASFLLKRQAYVWGVDDNLELLKNHQEIKDLITLGLIARHEAEKIEIQDFDFIVVSPGVPPSNPHYIQARQAGIEILGEVELAARFINQPLLAITGTNGKTTTTLLVTHVLNASGKAARALGNLGAPLTAELDALTLGAEEDILVAELSSFQLETLQSAVIDAGVVLNITPDHLDRYPDLQTYAATKLHLKNCLKTEGNLYVYEAVYNEYKKLLGDFKPLTYGYSSSCNFYLDHQFIYGKGQDPYPLPLAYQDVKNHDVENMLAAYALCKERGVNSEQFFNALSTFKKPAHRLEFVRSFKEIAYYDDSKGTNVDAVIRAVTSLKGEIILIAGGVDKGAAYTPWIKAFAGHVKYVFAIGQSAIKIKNDLSFSLPVEERPTLEAAIKDATALAKPGQVVLLSPGCSSFDMFRDYVHRGEEFKRIVNTLE, encoded by the coding sequence ATGAAGCTAAAGAAAAAGAGAGTCTTAGTAATTGGATTAGGTTTAAGTGGACGTGCAGCTGCAAGCTTCTTGCTTAAAAGACAAGCTTATGTATGGGGCGTTGATGACAACTTAGAATTATTGAAAAATCACCAAGAAATCAAGGATTTGATAACTTTAGGGCTTATAGCCAGACATGAAGCTGAGAAAATTGAAATTCAAGATTTTGACTTTATTGTGGTTTCACCTGGTGTTCCTCCTTCCAATCCCCATTATATCCAAGCTCGACAAGCAGGTATTGAAATCTTAGGTGAAGTAGAATTAGCTGCACGTTTTATTAATCAGCCCTTATTAGCCATTACCGGTACCAATGGTAAAACCACTACCACCTTGCTAGTGACCCATGTATTAAATGCTAGTGGTAAAGCTGCACGTGCACTAGGCAATTTAGGGGCCCCTCTAACGGCAGAATTAGATGCCTTAACATTGGGTGCAGAAGAGGATATATTGGTGGCAGAATTGAGTTCCTTTCAATTAGAAACTCTTCAAAGCGCTGTGATAGATGCAGGTGTGGTTTTAAATATTACACCTGATCATCTCGATCGTTATCCTGATCTGCAAACGTATGCAGCGACAAAACTCCATCTTAAGAATTGTTTAAAAACTGAAGGGAATTTATATGTCTATGAGGCAGTATATAACGAATATAAAAAGCTTCTAGGAGATTTTAAGCCTTTAACCTATGGCTACTCTTCTTCTTGTAATTTTTACCTCGATCATCAATTTATCTATGGAAAAGGTCAAGACCCCTATCCTCTACCTCTAGCTTACCAGGATGTAAAAAATCATGACGTAGAAAACATGCTGGCTGCTTACGCTTTATGCAAGGAAAGGGGAGTCAATTCTGAACAGTTCTTTAACGCCCTTTCAACTTTTAAAAAGCCTGCCCATCGTCTTGAATTTGTGCGTTCTTTCAAGGAAATAGCCTACTATGATGATAGCAAGGGAACTAATGTGGATGCTGTTATCCGTGCGGTCACTTCTTTAAAAGGCGAAATAATCCTGATTGCAGGAGGTGTGGATAAAGGAGCTGCCTATACACCTTGGATCAAAGCTTTTGCTGGCCATGTTAAATATGTGTTTGCCATTGGTCAATCTGCGATAAAAATAAAAAATGATCTATCCTTTAGTCTTCCTGTCGAGGAGCGGCCTACCCTAGAAGCAGCAATAAAAGATGCGACAGCTCTTGCAAAACCTGGCCAAGTTGTATTACTATCTCCAGGCTGCTCCAGCTTTGATATGTTTCGCGACTATGTACATAGAGGAGAAGAATTTAAACGTATAGTTAATACCTTAGAATAA
- a CDS encoding ISL3 family transposase, which produces MLNNDYLTKLINLEGVKFKDIYIQEDTVRVLITPINPIRLCPYCGQPTFKLVDIKPKVYRDVDLAGRACYIEIDLRRFECQECCCTFNESLDFACPYRHYTKRYEQQVYKCCQETTATYTGLKFGMSDKTAAEIYYKEAKGKQQHLQSLLPTQVIGIDEIAIHKGHKDFAVVITDLTNKRVIDILKDRKKAALKAYMATCDEEFKKEIKFVAIDLWAPYRAVVEEMLPKAKAVADRFHVMQNLNQALDCCRKRAKQESINQEIWKDTKYILLKNRENLTEQQEDLLGKILELKPALKVYYKLKESFRSLFNDLNDRQTGREKLSAWVLNTIRHKATGYYEFVKTLLNWEENILNYFDKRVSSGFVEGVNNKIKLIKRKAYNFVNFENFRIKIIDSFS; this is translated from the coding sequence ATGCTAAATAATGATTATCTAACAAAGCTTATTAATTTGGAAGGGGTAAAGTTTAAGGATATTTATATTCAGGAGGATACGGTTAGAGTTTTAATTACTCCTATAAATCCTATACGGCTATGTCCATACTGTGGCCAGCCCACGTTTAAGTTAGTTGATATTAAGCCAAAAGTTTATCGTGATGTGGATTTAGCTGGACGAGCTTGTTACATTGAAATTGATTTAAGAAGGTTTGAATGCCAAGAATGTTGTTGTACCTTTAATGAATCTTTAGATTTTGCTTGTCCTTATAGGCATTATACCAAGCGATATGAGCAACAAGTCTATAAATGCTGCCAAGAAACCACGGCTACTTATACAGGCTTAAAGTTTGGTATGAGCGATAAAACCGCTGCAGAGATTTACTACAAAGAAGCTAAGGGCAAACAACAACACTTGCAATCACTTCTACCTACACAAGTCATCGGTATTGATGAAATTGCTATACATAAAGGGCATAAGGATTTTGCTGTCGTAATTACCGACCTAACGAATAAAAGAGTGATTGATATCCTTAAAGATAGGAAAAAAGCTGCTTTAAAAGCCTATATGGCGACATGCGATGAGGAATTTAAGAAAGAGATTAAGTTTGTAGCCATAGATTTATGGGCTCCTTACCGTGCAGTAGTAGAAGAGATGCTACCTAAGGCCAAAGCTGTAGCTGATCGTTTTCATGTCATGCAAAACCTAAATCAAGCGTTAGACTGCTGCAGGAAAAGGGCAAAGCAGGAAAGCATCAATCAAGAAATATGGAAAGATACAAAGTATATCTTATTAAAGAATCGCGAGAATTTAACAGAACAGCAAGAAGATTTGCTAGGCAAGATCTTAGAGTTAAAGCCTGCTTTGAAAGTGTATTATAAGCTTAAAGAGTCGTTTAGAAGCTTATTTAATGATTTAAACGATAGGCAAACGGGCAGAGAGAAATTGTCTGCTTGGGTGTTAAATACAATTAGGCATAAAGCTACAGGATATTACGAATTTGTAAAGACATTACTAAACTGGGAAGAAAATATATTGAATTACTTTGATAAGAGAGTAAGCAGTGGTTTTGTGGAAGGGGTCAATAACAAAATTAAGCTTATTAAAAGAAAAGCCTATAATTTTGTAAATTTCGAAAACTTTAGAATAAAAATAATAGATTCTTTTTCTTAA
- a CDS encoding transposase has protein sequence MFSQPLPFIKEYLNQLEVALKQENPRNNLSKLQWCWLAFCLMGILITNSICWAKFERAGLKSYKKMALSAMFRRAKIAWNRLLICSVRAVLRKHGITEGVLVIDDKDHSRSKNAEKLHHLHKIRDKKTSGYFCGQNIVFLQLVTKKFCIPVSFAFYSPDPVLTRWQQEVRKLKKLGISKKDRPKEPKRSIEYPKKYTLALQLLKNFACEFPAFKVTCVLADALYGNSLFVDGVEAIWPGVQIITQLRKNQKVMRGKKSLSCQGFFEAYKGWNQEIFIRGDKKNVVQAGGARLYMCATSTL, from the coding sequence ATGTTTTCCCAACCGCTTCCCTTTATTAAAGAATATCTAAATCAACTTGAAGTTGCTCTCAAACAAGAAAATCCTCGTAATAATTTATCCAAACTTCAATGGTGTTGGCTAGCCTTTTGTTTGATGGGAATATTAATTACCAATTCAATCTGTTGGGCAAAATTTGAAAGGGCTGGGCTTAAAAGCTATAAAAAGATGGCTTTATCGGCCATGTTTAGACGTGCTAAGATTGCTTGGAATAGGCTGCTAATTTGTAGTGTTCGCGCGGTTCTGCGTAAACATGGCATCACAGAAGGGGTTCTTGTTATCGATGATAAAGATCACAGTCGATCGAAAAATGCGGAAAAGTTGCATCATTTACATAAAATCCGTGATAAAAAAACTAGTGGTTATTTTTGTGGTCAAAATATAGTATTTCTTCAGCTAGTGACTAAAAAATTTTGCATTCCCGTCTCCTTTGCCTTTTATTCTCCCGATCCCGTACTCACAAGATGGCAACAGGAAGTGAGGAAGCTAAAAAAGTTGGGGATTTCTAAAAAAGACCGTCCAAAAGAGCCTAAAAGGTCAATAGAATATCCAAAAAAGTATACACTAGCTTTACAATTACTTAAAAATTTTGCTTGTGAATTTCCTGCTTTTAAGGTCACTTGTGTACTGGCTGATGCTCTTTACGGCAACAGCTTGTTTGTAGATGGAGTAGAAGCTATTTGGCCTGGAGTGCAAATCATTACTCAACTCAGAAAGAATCAAAAAGTCATGCGGGGTAAAAAGTCTCTCTCGTGCCAAGGATTCTTTGAAGCCTACAAAGGCTGGAATCAGGAAATTTTCATTCGCGGTGATAAAAAAAATGTGGTGCAAGCCGGGGGAGCAAGGTTATATATGTGTGCCACGAGCACATTGTAG
- the mraY gene encoding phospho-N-acetylmuramoyl-pentapeptide-transferase, translated as MIIFLVDWLKYTLNIKVPMVFTYYSTRMILAAITSLIISIFLGPYFIKKLYELKIGQTIRVEDCPLLGQLHEKKKDTPTMGGVLILFSMLISMFLWMDISHVFTLILFITTVWLGVVGGYDDYLKLKHKNPKGLSGKKKLLYQFTLSAFIALYLLCPSVSTSIQMKNWFAPPIVKEQTATKTKWGPLVMKQEATNSSGPTAISLKDYATRIYLPFIKNHWLVLKGALTLVAALFIMFVITGSSNAANLTDGLDGLAAGCLIIVAGCLALIAFVSNHIQIAGYLNILYIEGSGEIAIYLSALIGACLGFLWYNSHPAQVFMGDTGSLALGGIIGVSAVLLKRELLLGLVGGIFVAEALSVILQVLSYKYRNKKRIFLCAPLHHHFEYMGWAETKVVTRFWIIGLLLGILGIASLKFQ; from the coding sequence ATGATCATATTTTTAGTTGACTGGTTGAAATACACATTGAATATTAAAGTTCCTATGGTGTTTACCTACTATTCCACTCGTATGATATTGGCAGCTATAACTTCCTTAATCATTAGCATTTTCTTGGGACCTTATTTTATTAAAAAGCTTTACGAGCTTAAAATTGGCCAAACTATTCGAGTCGAGGACTGCCCTTTACTAGGCCAGTTGCATGAAAAGAAGAAAGATACTCCCACGATGGGAGGGGTATTAATTCTTTTTTCAATGTTAATCTCTATGTTTTTATGGATGGATATCAGCCATGTGTTTACCCTCATCTTATTTATCACTACCGTTTGGCTAGGTGTCGTGGGCGGTTATGATGATTACTTAAAACTTAAACATAAAAATCCTAAGGGATTATCAGGTAAGAAAAAATTATTGTATCAATTTACCTTGTCAGCCTTTATAGCTTTATATCTGCTCTGCCCCTCCGTATCTACCTCTATTCAGATGAAAAATTGGTTTGCCCCTCCTATTGTTAAAGAGCAAACAGCCACTAAGACTAAGTGGGGCCCACTAGTGATGAAACAAGAGGCTACCAATTCCTCGGGTCCTACAGCAATTTCTTTGAAAGATTATGCGACACGCATTTATTTACCTTTCATTAAAAACCACTGGCTGGTTCTTAAGGGGGCCTTGACTCTAGTAGCAGCTTTGTTTATCATGTTTGTGATCACCGGCTCTTCTAATGCGGCTAACTTGACCGATGGCTTAGATGGCTTAGCGGCAGGATGTTTAATTATCGTGGCCGGTTGCTTAGCTTTAATTGCTTTCGTTTCTAACCATATCCAGATCGCGGGCTATTTAAACATCCTTTATATTGAAGGAAGTGGGGAAATAGCTATTTACCTAAGCGCATTGATTGGCGCCTGCTTAGGCTTTTTATGGTATAATAGCCACCCTGCCCAAGTTTTTATGGGTGATACTGGCTCTCTAGCTTTAGGAGGTATCATAGGGGTATCGGCTGTCTTGTTAAAACGCGAATTGCTCCTAGGCCTTGTTGGAGGGATATTTGTCGCCGAAGCGCTATCAGTCATCCTTCAAGTGCTAAGTTACAAATATCGTAATAAAAAGCGTATATTTTTATGCGCCCCTTTGCATCATCATTTCGAGTATATGGGGTGGGCTGAAACAAAAGTGGTAACTCGTTTCTGGATCATCGGCTTGCTTTTAGGCATACTTGGCATTGCGTCGCTCAAATTTCAATAA
- a CDS encoding LysM peptidoglycan-binding domain-containing protein — protein MNRRDTIIIAVLLNAALLAILFMMAVRHEDPTDEFHNPPQIIVDANKQSIPSSQELTNSPSDASISSTPTGDEIDNVLKHYADSPHLILVEEEGELGDKEPAASLSTDRPESQQISTLETSNQPSQLVTITVKKGDALEKIARANNTSVEAIKKANHLTSNRLNIGQLLKVPVGTKKNHLDHAQQKSLAVKEPTPISSPGPELYTIKSGDNPWKIAKQFNVKFDDLLKMNNLDEEKARNLQVGDRIRVR, from the coding sequence ATGAATCGTAGAGATACAATAATTATCGCTGTCCTATTAAATGCAGCGTTGCTAGCTATATTATTTATGATGGCCGTCCGTCATGAGGACCCAACCGATGAATTTCATAACCCTCCTCAGATTATCGTGGATGCTAATAAACAATCAATCCCTTCCTCTCAAGAATTAACTAACTCACCCTCTGATGCTTCTATAAGCTCTACCCCGACAGGCGATGAAATTGACAATGTGCTGAAACACTATGCCGATAGTCCTCATCTTATCCTCGTGGAAGAGGAAGGAGAATTGGGAGATAAAGAACCAGCCGCCTCTCTTTCTACCGATAGGCCAGAGTCTCAGCAAATTTCTACTTTAGAGACATCTAACCAACCTTCTCAACTGGTGACTATTACGGTTAAAAAGGGAGATGCCTTAGAAAAAATCGCTCGAGCCAACAATACGAGCGTGGAAGCTATCAAAAAAGCTAATCATTTAACCAGCAACCGCTTAAATATTGGCCAGCTATTAAAAGTTCCTGTAGGCACCAAAAAAAACCATTTAGATCATGCACAACAAAAATCTTTAGCCGTCAAAGAGCCTACTCCTATTTCTTCACCAGGGCCAGAGCTTTACACCATCAAAAGTGGGGATAATCCTTGGAAAATTGCTAAACAATTTAATGTTAAGTTTGATGATTTATTGAAGATGAATAATTTGGATGAAGAAAAAGCCCGTAATCTCCAAGTCGGCGATAGAATTCGTGTAAGATAA